From Elusimicrobiales bacterium, a single genomic window includes:
- the cas2 gene encoding CRISPR-associated endonuclease Cas2, translating to MMVLVTYDVAKDEKAGARRLRRVAKACQDYGQRVQFSVFECVVDPAVWVKLKNRLIDEIDPAKDSLRFYYMGSNWQHKVEHVGAKCSMDLEGPLIL from the coding sequence ATGATGGTGCTGGTAACTTATGATGTGGCTAAGGATGAAAAGGCCGGCGCAAGACGGCTGCGCCGTGTGGCAAAAGCCTGCCAGGATTACGGCCAACGTGTACAATTTTCGGTATTTGAGTGTGTGGTGGATCCGGCCGTTTGGGTAAAGCTCAAAAATCGTTTGATAGATGAGATAGACCCTGCAAAGGATAGCTTGCGTTTCTACTATATGGGTTCCAATTGGCAGCATAAAGTGGAACATGTCGGCGCTAAATGTTCCATGGATTTGGAAGGCCCGCTGATTTTATGA
- the cas4 gene encoding CRISPR-associated protein Cas4 produces MYSDEELLPLSALQHFIFCRRQCALIHIEQSWTENAHTAEGRVMHERAHDEGHQTLPGVRVERGLALVSRELGLSGKADIVEFRDGGTGVPVVFPVEYKRGRQKSDDCDNVQLCAQALCLEEMLKTAIPSGAIFYGKVRRRHEVQFTAQLREKTIETARLLHEFISTAATPKPCYCPQCQACSFIGVCLPKTMYAAKPVAGYFNEALADL; encoded by the coding sequence ATGTACTCCGACGAGGAATTGCTGCCTTTGTCGGCGTTGCAGCATTTCATATTCTGCCGGCGGCAGTGCGCGCTTATCCACATAGAGCAGTCATGGACGGAGAATGCGCACACTGCCGAAGGCAGGGTTATGCACGAGCGCGCGCATGACGAGGGGCATCAGACGCTGCCGGGCGTTCGGGTTGAGCGCGGGCTGGCGCTGGTTTCGCGCGAGCTTGGCTTGTCGGGAAAGGCTGACATTGTTGAATTCCGCGACGGCGGAACCGGTGTCCCCGTTGTTTTCCCCGTTGAGTATAAACGCGGCAGGCAAAAGTCAGACGATTGCGACAATGTGCAGCTTTGCGCGCAGGCGTTGTGCCTTGAGGAAATGCTGAAAACGGCGATACCGTCGGGGGCCATATTTTACGGCAAAGTGCGCCGCCGTCACGAGGTGCAGTTCACCGCGCAACTGCGCGAAAAAACCATTGAAACCGCCCGGCTTTTGCATGAGTTCATCTCCACCGCGGCAACGCCGAAGCCGTGTTACTGCCCGCAATGCCAGGCTTGCTCTTTTATCGGCGTTTGCCTGCCGAAAACCATGTATGCGGCAAAACCGGTGGCCGGTTATTTCAACGAGGCTCTTGCTGACCTGTGA
- the cas1c gene encoding type I-C CRISPR-associated endonuclease Cas1c: MKKYLNTLFVTTQGSYLSKEGETIVVSADREKLLQVPAIALGGIVCFGNVACSPFLLGFCAESGITVSFLTEYGRFLASVQGKISGNVLLRRKQYRVADTETECLAIARAFTIGKIYNCRSVLCRALRDHGDKIDRQAVEAAVNALAHSVKKAQSCATLDFLRGVEGEAAKLYFSVFNNLILAQKDAFNFDERNRRPPLDNVNCLLSFIYTLLMHDVRAALETVGLDSCVGFMHKDRPGRASLALDMMEEWRPVIADRLALSLINREQLSGNDFTKAETGAVLLSDKGRKTLLTAYQKRKQEEITHPYLQETVETGLLFYIQALLLARHLRGDIDGYPAFLWK, from the coding sequence GTGAAAAAATATCTGAACACTTTGTTTGTTACCACTCAAGGTTCGTACCTGTCAAAGGAGGGGGAAACCATTGTCGTCAGCGCGGACAGGGAAAAACTGCTGCAAGTTCCCGCCATCGCATTGGGCGGCATAGTGTGTTTCGGCAATGTGGCTTGCAGCCCTTTTCTGCTGGGATTTTGCGCCGAAAGCGGCATTACGGTCAGTTTTCTGACCGAGTACGGCAGATTTTTGGCGAGCGTGCAGGGGAAAATATCCGGCAACGTGCTTTTGCGGCGCAAGCAATACCGTGTTGCGGACACCGAAACGGAATGCCTTGCAATCGCGCGCGCATTTACCATCGGCAAAATTTACAACTGCCGCAGCGTGCTTTGCCGCGCCTTGCGCGATCACGGCGATAAAATAGACAGGCAGGCGGTTGAAGCTGCCGTCAACGCTCTTGCCCATTCGGTGAAAAAAGCGCAAAGCTGCGCGACGCTGGATTTCCTGCGGGGCGTAGAGGGCGAGGCGGCAAAACTGTATTTTTCCGTGTTCAATAACCTGATTCTGGCGCAGAAAGACGCTTTCAATTTCGACGAGCGCAACCGCCGTCCGCCGCTGGACAATGTCAATTGCCTGCTTTCGTTTATCTACACTTTGCTTATGCACGATGTGCGCGCCGCGCTTGAGACGGTGGGGTTGGATTCCTGTGTCGGTTTCATGCACAAGGACAGGCCCGGCAGAGCAAGCCTTGCGCTGGACATGATGGAAGAATGGCGTCCTGTTATCGCGGACAGGCTGGCGCTCTCCCTGATAAATCGGGAACAACTCTCAGGCAATGATTTTACCAAAGCGGAGACAGGCGCGGTTCTGCTTTCCGATAAAGGCAGGAAGACGCTTCTGACCGCCTATCAAAAACGCAAGCAGGAGGAAATAACGCATCCCTATTTGCAGGAAACGGTTGAGACGGGTCTACTGTTTTATATTCAGGCGCTTTTGCTTGCAAGACATTTGCGCGGCGATATTGACGGGTATCCCGCTTTTCTGTGGAAGTGA
- the cas7c gene encoding type I-C CRISPR-associated protein Cas7/Csd2, which translates to MTDTIKNRYDFVYVFDVQDGNPNGDPDAGNLPRIDPETGRGIVTDVCLKRKVRNYVQLDKKCSDGHDIFVKEKAVLNKNIADAYAKLGIDLEKEPNDVKDGKKRNSKGEAQGGEVEKGRVQMCKNYYDIRTFGAVMSTGANAGQVRGPVQLTFARSVDPVVTLEHSITRMAVATEAEAEKQSGDNRTMGRKTTIPYGIYVAHGFISAPLASQTGFNDADLELFWNSLVNMFEHDRSAARGLMSARKLVIFKHDDAMGSAPASKLFDLVKITRATDAAKPAREFTDYKVDINRAAVPPRVTVIDDKI; encoded by the coding sequence ATGACCGACACAATCAAGAACCGCTATGACTTCGTTTACGTATTCGATGTGCAGGACGGCAATCCCAACGGTGACCCGGACGCAGGCAACCTGCCACGCATAGACCCCGAAACCGGACGCGGCATTGTCACCGATGTCTGCCTAAAACGCAAAGTGCGCAACTATGTGCAACTCGATAAAAAATGTTCCGATGGCCATGATATATTCGTGAAAGAAAAAGCCGTGCTGAACAAAAATATCGCTGATGCCTACGCCAAACTCGGCATTGACCTTGAAAAAGAACCCAATGATGTAAAGGATGGCAAAAAACGAAACAGCAAGGGGGAGGCACAGGGCGGCGAGGTGGAAAAGGGTCGTGTGCAGATGTGCAAAAACTACTATGACATCCGCACCTTCGGAGCTGTGATGAGTACCGGTGCCAACGCCGGTCAGGTGCGTGGCCCCGTGCAGCTTACTTTTGCCCGTTCAGTGGACCCTGTGGTTACATTGGAACATTCCATCACCCGCATGGCGGTGGCGACCGAGGCCGAGGCCGAAAAGCAATCCGGCGATAATCGCACTATGGGCCGCAAAACCACCATTCCTTACGGCATTTATGTCGCGCATGGTTTCATCTCCGCGCCGCTTGCTTCCCAAACCGGTTTTAACGACGCGGATTTGGAACTTTTCTGGAACTCGCTGGTCAACATGTTTGAGCATGACCGCTCCGCAGCGCGCGGCCTTATGTCCGCCAGAAAACTGGTCATCTTCAAGCATGATGACGCAATGGGCAGCGCTCCCGCCAGCAAGCTGTTTGATTTGGTTAAAATAACCAGAGCGACAGATGCGGCAAAACCGGCGCGGGAATTCACGGATTATAAGGTAGACATCAATCGCGCGGCTGTTCCGCCCCGCGTAACCGTGATAGACGACAAAATCTGA